A single window of Pseudomonas marginalis DNA harbors:
- a CDS encoding transporter substrate-binding domain-containing protein — MPRRIKDYLIILSAGLCFSTAVPATPPASPEHFNLLSRASSVQLEPYLNKAQRQWLQNKRELVLGAAFPDYPPFDLTSSGRDYEGLTADYAGLLAMALDVPVKVLRYPSREAAIHALEAGEIDLLGSSNSFEAANPNLTLSEPYAVDRPVLVTREGETRSLADGLAGMRLALVYHYLPLHEVERLYPKAIIRAYPSYQNALNAVAFDQADVFLGDTISTHYMINKGYLKNIRMANFGKHEAYGFSFAMPQEQQTLLSIVDAVLRAVPAAERETIAKRWSAGSDILLTDQKLQLTLREERWLRENPVVKVIVNPTFAPLTFFDADGNFRGITADLLELIRLRTGLRFEIQRGRDVNTMIEHVESGKADIVGAIIPSVEREAQLNFSRPYLENSYVMLTRKDGQAPTGLEEMEGKRLAITQGSPLKKFLREHFPKIQLVDTGDTFKSAELLVQGHVEGAVNTLVVANYFLSSQILQDKIQISFSIGTMPATFGLATSRSATELSSILDKALLSIAPDELGVINSRWRGYTAASDSYWRDYHQLIARIVIGTGLLLLISLSWNAYMRRQIKHRKMAERALNDQFEFMRALVNETPHPIYVRDNKGLLQTCNDSYLQAFDVKREDVIGKSAVQISTALAVEAAQYHADYQRVVAEGNPLILDRTLHIRGKKLTIYHWILPYRDSVGEVQGIIGGWIDISERRQLFDELRTAKERADEANRAKSTFLATMSHEIRTPMNAVIGMLELTLKRADQGHLDRPAIEVAYNSAKDLLELIGDILDIARIESGRLSLAPERVNLREVIESVVRVFDGLARQKTLSLLLEFTPDLEHTEVLIDPLRFKQVLSNLISNAIKFTERGQVKIKVEVSATELPQQVEMKLVVEDTGIGISRDDQMRLFEPFAQADNSGQLARSGAGLGLVICRSLCAMMGGQLSLSSVPMVGTQVHVSLKMNRLQALQVAEEPKPAETSNVPVLNVLVVDDHPANRLLMCQQLGYLGHQYTAARNGASGFQAWRQEHFDLVIADCNMPIMNGYELSRSIREYEEREQLTPCVVLGFTANAQPEEKQRCAQAGMNDCLFKPINLTALELQLAKISPQPSGMTLDIGNFEALTGGDPHMSRLLLEELLSSSRQDRQELVALIAAQALPEEIIEQAHKIKGAARIVQASALASQCEAVEQACARGDDRPLIEAGVKSLEKLMLELERMLQVRLDELDGR; from the coding sequence ATGCCCAGGCGTATAAAGGACTATTTGATTATATTGAGTGCCGGTTTGTGCTTCAGCACCGCCGTGCCTGCCACCCCTCCAGCGAGCCCGGAGCATTTCAACCTTTTGAGTCGTGCGAGCTCCGTGCAGCTGGAACCCTACCTGAACAAGGCCCAGCGCCAATGGCTCCAGAACAAACGCGAACTGGTACTGGGCGCGGCGTTTCCTGACTACCCGCCTTTTGACCTCACCTCCAGCGGGCGTGACTATGAGGGACTCACCGCCGACTACGCCGGCTTGCTGGCAATGGCGCTGGACGTGCCGGTAAAAGTGTTGCGCTACCCCTCCCGAGAGGCCGCCATTCATGCCCTCGAAGCGGGTGAAATCGATTTACTGGGTTCCTCCAACAGCTTTGAAGCGGCAAATCCCAACCTGACCCTGTCGGAGCCGTACGCCGTGGACCGGCCAGTGCTGGTGACCCGCGAAGGCGAAACCCGCAGCCTGGCTGATGGGCTGGCCGGCATGCGCCTGGCACTGGTCTATCACTATCTGCCACTGCACGAAGTGGAAAGGCTCTACCCCAAGGCAATCATCCGTGCCTACCCTTCTTATCAAAACGCCTTGAATGCAGTGGCCTTCGACCAGGCAGACGTCTTTCTCGGCGATACCATTTCCACCCACTACATGATCAACAAGGGTTACCTGAAAAACATTCGCATGGCGAACTTCGGCAAACATGAAGCCTATGGATTCAGCTTTGCCATGCCCCAGGAACAGCAGACGCTGTTGAGCATCGTCGACGCCGTCCTGAGGGCCGTGCCCGCTGCCGAACGGGAAACCATTGCCAAACGCTGGAGTGCCGGCAGCGACATCCTCCTGACCGACCAAAAGCTGCAACTGACCCTTCGCGAAGAACGTTGGCTGAGGGAGAACCCGGTCGTCAAAGTGATCGTGAACCCTACCTTTGCGCCGCTGACCTTCTTCGACGCCGATGGCAATTTTCGCGGCATTACCGCCGACCTGCTGGAACTGATTCGCCTGCGCACCGGGCTGCGCTTCGAGATCCAGCGCGGGCGTGATGTGAACACCATGATCGAGCATGTAGAGAGCGGCAAAGCGGACATCGTCGGCGCAATCATCCCCAGCGTCGAGCGAGAAGCCCAACTGAACTTCAGTCGTCCCTACCTGGAAAACTCCTACGTGATGCTGACACGCAAGGACGGCCAGGCCCCTACAGGCCTTGAGGAAATGGAGGGCAAGCGCCTGGCAATCACGCAGGGCAGTCCGCTGAAAAAATTCCTGCGTGAGCACTTCCCAAAGATTCAGCTGGTAGATACCGGCGACACGTTCAAGTCAGCCGAACTGCTGGTACAAGGCCATGTAGAGGGCGCGGTGAATACCCTGGTGGTCGCCAATTACTTCCTGTCCTCGCAGATACTCCAGGACAAGATCCAAATCAGCTTCAGCATTGGCACGATGCCGGCCACCTTCGGGCTGGCGACATCCCGCAGCGCCACCGAACTCAGCTCGATTCTCGACAAGGCGTTGCTCAGCATCGCCCCGGACGAACTGGGCGTGATCAACAGTCGTTGGCGCGGTTATACCGCGGCCTCGGACAGTTACTGGCGCGACTATCACCAACTGATTGCGCGCATCGTCATCGGGACCGGCCTGCTGCTGCTGATTTCCCTGAGCTGGAACGCGTACATGCGCCGCCAGATCAAGCACCGCAAAATGGCCGAGCGCGCCCTCAATGATCAGTTCGAGTTCATGCGCGCCCTGGTCAATGAAACCCCACACCCGATCTACGTGCGTGACAACAAGGGGCTGCTGCAGACCTGCAACGACAGTTACCTACAGGCGTTCGACGTCAAGCGCGAGGACGTGATAGGTAAAAGCGCGGTCCAGATCAGCACAGCCCTCGCAGTCGAGGCGGCGCAATACCATGCCGACTATCAGCGCGTGGTGGCCGAGGGCAACCCGTTGATCCTGGACCGCACCCTGCATATTCGCGGAAAAAAACTGACGATCTACCACTGGATCCTGCCGTACCGCGACTCCGTCGGTGAAGTCCAGGGCATCATCGGTGGCTGGATCGATATCAGTGAGCGACGCCAGTTGTTCGACGAACTCCGCACCGCCAAGGAGCGAGCCGACGAAGCCAATCGGGCCAAGAGCACGTTCCTCGCCACCATGAGCCACGAAATCCGCACACCGATGAACGCGGTGATCGGCATGCTCGAGCTGACCCTCAAGCGGGCGGACCAGGGCCACCTCGACCGCCCGGCCATCGAAGTCGCCTACAACTCGGCCAAGGATCTGCTGGAGCTTATCGGCGACATCCTGGACATCGCGCGGATTGAATCCGGTCGCCTCAGCCTGGCACCGGAACGCGTCAACCTGAGGGAGGTGATCGAGTCGGTGGTGCGTGTCTTCGACGGCCTGGCACGCCAGAAGACCCTTAGCCTGTTGCTGGAGTTCACGCCAGATCTGGAACACACCGAAGTGCTGATCGACCCGCTGCGCTTCAAGCAGGTGCTGTCCAACCTGATCAGCAACGCCATCAAGTTCACCGAACGTGGCCAGGTAAAGATCAAGGTGGAAGTATCGGCCACCGAACTGCCGCAGCAGGTCGAGATGAAACTGGTGGTGGAAGACACCGGCATCGGTATCAGCCGGGACGACCAGATGCGCCTGTTCGAACCCTTTGCCCAGGCGGACAACTCAGGACAGCTGGCCAGGAGCGGTGCGGGTCTCGGGCTGGTGATCTGTCGCAGCCTGTGCGCGATGATGGGCGGGCAACTGAGTCTGAGCAGCGTGCCCATGGTAGGCACCCAGGTGCATGTGAGCCTGAAGATGAATCGCCTGCAGGCGCTGCAGGTGGCCGAAGAACCCAAGCCCGCCGAGACCTCGAACGTGCCGGTGCTCAATGTGCTGGTGGTGGACGATCATCCGGCGAATCGCCTGTTGATGTGCCAGCAGCTCGGCTACCTGGGCCATCAGTACACCGCCGCCCGGAACGGCGCCTCCGGCTTCCAGGCCTGGCGCCAGGAGCACTTTGACCTGGTGATCGCCGATTGCAACATGCCGATCATGAATGGCTACGAACTGAGTCGTTCGATCCGCGAATACGAGGAGCGCGAACAACTGACGCCTTGCGTGGTACTGGGTTTTACCGCCAATGCCCAGCCCGAAGAGAAACAACGCTGTGCGCAGGCGGGCATGAATGACTGCCTGTTCAAACCCATCAACCTTACGGCGCTGGAGCTGCAACTGGCGAAAATCAGTCCTCAACCCAGCGGCATGACCCTGGACATCGGCAACTTCGAGGCCCTCACCGGTGGCGATCCGCACATGAGCCGTCTCTTGCTGGAGGAGTTGCTGAGCAGCAGTCGCCAGGATCGCCAGGAGTTGGTTGCACTGATCGCTGCGCAGGCCTTGCCCGAAGAGATCATCGAACAGGCTCACAAGATCAAGGGGGCCGCGCGCATCGTTCAAGCCTCTGCGCTGGCCTCGCAATGCGAAGCCGTCGAACAGGCCTGTGCCCGGGGCGATGATCGGCCCCTGATCGAAGCGGGGGTGAAATCCCTGGAGAAGCTGATGCTGGAGTTGGAGAGGATGCTGCAAGTGCGGCTTGACGAACTGGATGGCCGATAA
- a CDS encoding GAF domain-containing protein, producing MIDLQQAGTGLGGYALLSAQLESLLADERDFIANSAQFSAFLFSQLDDLNWAGFYLNRNEELVLGPFQGQIACVRIPFGRGVCGAAAASRQTQRVDDVHAFPGHIACDSASNSELVVPLVKDGTLIGVLDLDSPSLARFTPQDQAGIEQLAAIFLRLTDC from the coding sequence ATGATCGATTTACAACAGGCCGGCACCGGCCTCGGTGGCTATGCCTTGCTGAGTGCCCAGCTGGAGTCGCTGCTGGCCGATGAGCGTGATTTCATCGCCAACAGCGCCCAGTTTTCGGCTTTCCTGTTCAGCCAGCTGGATGACCTGAACTGGGCGGGCTTTTACCTCAACCGCAATGAAGAGCTGGTGCTTGGCCCGTTCCAGGGGCAGATCGCCTGTGTGCGTATTCCGTTCGGCCGTGGGGTGTGCGGCGCGGCCGCGGCCTCGCGGCAAACCCAGCGAGTAGACGATGTGCACGCGTTCCCCGGGCATATCGCCTGTGACAGCGCGTCCAACAGCGAACTGGTGGTGCCATTGGTCAAGGACGGCACATTGATTGGTGTCCTTGACCTCGATAGCCCGTCGTTGGCCCGCTTTACCCCCCAGGATCAGGCCGGTATCGAACAGCTGGCGGCGATTTTCCTGCGTTTGACCGACTGCTGA
- the htpX gene encoding protease HtpX gives MMRILLFLATNLAVVLIASITLSLFGFNGFMAANGVDLNLNQLLIFCAVFGFAGSLFSLFISKWMAKMSTSTQIITQPRTRHEQWLMQTVEQLSQEAGIKMPEVGIFPAYEANAFATGWNKNDALVAVSQGLLERFSPDEVKAVLAHEIGHVANGDMITLALVQGVVNTFVMFFARIIGNFVDKVIFKNEGGRGIAYFVATIFAEVVLGFLASAIVMWFSRKREFRADEAGARLAGTSAMISALQRLRSEQGLPVHMPDSLTAFGINGGVKQGLARMFMSHPPLEERIDALRRRG, from the coding sequence ATGATGCGCATCCTGCTGTTCTTGGCCACCAACCTGGCGGTCGTGCTGATTGCCAGCATCACCCTGAGCCTTTTCGGCTTCAACGGGTTCATGGCGGCCAACGGGGTTGATCTGAACCTCAATCAGCTGCTGATTTTCTGTGCGGTCTTTGGTTTTGCCGGTTCGCTGTTCTCGCTGTTCATCTCCAAGTGGATGGCGAAGATGAGCACCAGCACCCAGATCATCACTCAACCACGCACCCGCCATGAACAATGGCTGATGCAGACCGTGGAGCAGTTGTCTCAAGAAGCAGGTATAAAAATGCCCGAGGTCGGGATTTTCCCTGCTTACGAGGCCAACGCCTTTGCGACGGGCTGGAACAAGAACGACGCCCTCGTGGCGGTCAGCCAAGGGCTGCTCGAGCGCTTTTCACCCGATGAGGTGAAGGCGGTCCTCGCGCACGAGATCGGCCACGTAGCCAACGGCGACATGATTACCCTTGCGCTGGTGCAGGGCGTGGTGAACACCTTCGTGATGTTCTTTGCGCGGATCATCGGCAACTTTGTCGACAAGGTGATCTTCAAGAACGAAGGCGGCCGCGGAATCGCCTACTTCGTAGCGACCATCTTTGCCGAAGTGGTACTGGGCTTCCTGGCCAGCGCGATTGTGATGTGGTTCTCGCGCAAACGAGAGTTCCGTGCAGACGAAGCCGGCGCGCGCCTGGCTGGCACCAGTGCAATGATCAGTGCGCTGCAGCGCCTGCGCTCCGAACAGGGCCTGCCGGTGCATATGCCCGACAGCCTGACCGCCTTTGGCATCAACGGTGGTGTCAAGCAGGGCCTGGCTCGCATGTTCATGAGCCACCCGCCGCTGGAAGAGCGTATCGACGCGCTGCGTCGTCGGGGCTGA
- a CDS encoding pyridoxal phosphate-dependent aminotransferase: protein MQVSKSNKLANVCYDIRGPVLKHAKRLEEEGHRILKLNIGNPAPFGFEAPDEILQDVIRNLPTAQGYSDSKGLFSARKAVMQYYQQKQVEGVGIEDIYLGNGVSELIVMSMQALLNNGDEVLVPAPDYPLWTAAVTLAGGHPVHYLCDEGADWFPDLADIKAKITPNTKALVIINPNNPTGAVYSREVLLGMLELARQHNLVVFSDEIYDKILYDDAVHICTGSLAPDLLCLTFNGLSKSYRVAGFRSGWIAISGPKHNAQSYIEGIDMLANMRLCANVPSQHAIQTALGGYQSINDLILPQGRLLEQRNRTWELLNAIPGVSCVKPMGALYAFPRIDPKVCPILNDEKFVLDLLLSEKLLVVQGTAFNWPWPDHFRVVTLPRVDDLDMAIGRIGNFLKSYRQ from the coding sequence ATGCAGGTCAGCAAATCGAACAAGCTCGCCAACGTCTGCTACGACATTCGCGGCCCGGTGCTCAAGCACGCCAAGCGCCTGGAAGAGGAAGGCCATCGCATCCTCAAGCTGAACATCGGCAACCCGGCGCCCTTTGGTTTCGAAGCGCCGGATGAAATCCTCCAGGATGTGATCCGCAACCTGCCCACCGCCCAGGGCTACAGCGACTCCAAGGGCCTGTTCAGCGCGCGCAAGGCCGTGATGCAGTACTACCAGCAGAAGCAGGTCGAAGGCGTCGGCATCGAAGACATCTACCTGGGTAATGGTGTGTCCGAGCTGATCGTGATGTCCATGCAGGCCCTGCTCAACAACGGCGACGAAGTGCTGGTGCCAGCACCGGACTACCCACTGTGGACCGCCGCCGTGACCCTGGCCGGCGGCCACCCGGTGCATTACCTGTGCGACGAGGGCGCCGACTGGTTCCCGGACCTGGCCGACATCAAGGCCAAGATCACGCCGAACACCAAGGCCCTGGTGATCATCAACCCGAACAACCCCACCGGTGCGGTGTACTCCAGGGAAGTGCTGCTGGGCATGCTCGAGCTGGCACGCCAGCACAACCTGGTGGTGTTCTCCGACGAGATCTACGACAAGATCCTCTACGACGATGCGGTGCATATCTGCACCGGTTCCCTGGCGCCGGACCTGCTGTGCCTGACCTTCAACGGCCTCTCCAAGTCCTACCGCGTGGCGGGCTTCCGCTCCGGCTGGATCGCGATTTCCGGGCCCAAGCACAATGCCCAGAGCTACATCGAAGGCATCGACATGCTGGCCAACATGCGCCTGTGCGCCAACGTGCCGAGCCAGCACGCAATCCAGACCGCCCTCGGCGGCTACCAGAGCATCAATGACCTGATCCTGCCCCAGGGCCGCCTGCTGGAACAGCGCAACCGTACCTGGGAGCTGCTCAATGCAATCCCGGGCGTGAGCTGCGTCAAGCCCATGGGCGCGCTGTACGCCTTCCCGAGGATCGACCCGAAGGTCTGCCCGATCCTCAACGACGAGAAATTCGTGCTCGACCTGCTGCTCTCGGAAAAGCTGCTGGTGGTCCAGGGCACGGCGTTCAACTGGCCGTGGCCGGATCACTTCCGAGTGGTGACCCTGCCCCGCGTGGATGACCTGGACATGGCCATTGGCCGTATCGGCAATTTCCTCAAGTCCTATCGCCAGTAA
- a CDS encoding ATP-binding protein gives MDSRLSAFLERADAVLARLEPLLPAPRQTIDWNQCLAARWQREGRSGFLLPLDVSLDMRLSDLIGVDKQRETLARNTQQFLDGLPANHALLWGSRGTGKSSMVRALLAQHAKAGLRLIEIERDHLADLPRVVEQLLKLPQRFILFCDDLSFEAGEGDYRVLKSVLDGSLEQAPENVLLYATSNRRHLVPENQSDNDNWKRVDGELHPSEAVEDKIALSDRFGLWLSFYPFTQEHFLDVVEHWIGELANKAGLQWQRDEDLDILAVRWATGRGNRNGRCAYQFARYWVGLKLLERQP, from the coding sequence GTGGATTCTCGATTGAGTGCCTTTCTGGAGCGAGCCGATGCCGTGCTCGCCCGCCTGGAACCCTTGTTGCCCGCGCCGCGCCAAACCATCGACTGGAACCAGTGCCTGGCCGCCCGCTGGCAGCGTGAGGGCCGCAGTGGCTTCCTGTTGCCGCTGGACGTGAGCCTGGACATGCGCTTGTCCGACCTGATCGGCGTGGACAAGCAACGTGAAACCCTGGCGCGCAACACCCAGCAGTTCCTGGATGGCCTGCCTGCCAACCATGCGTTGCTGTGGGGGTCGCGGGGCACCGGTAAATCGTCCATGGTGCGCGCTTTGCTCGCTCAACACGCCAAGGCCGGTCTGCGCCTGATCGAAATCGAGCGTGACCACTTGGCCGACCTGCCGCGGGTGGTCGAGCAACTGCTCAAGTTGCCGCAACGTTTCATCCTGTTCTGCGACGACTTGTCGTTCGAAGCCGGCGAAGGCGACTATCGGGTGCTCAAGAGCGTGCTGGATGGCTCCCTGGAACAGGCCCCTGAAAACGTGCTGCTGTATGCCACGTCCAACCGCCGCCACCTGGTGCCGGAAAACCAGAGCGACAACGATAACTGGAAGCGCGTGGACGGTGAGTTGCACCCGAGCGAGGCGGTGGAAGACAAGATTGCCTTGTCCGACCGCTTTGGCTTGTGGCTGTCGTTCTACCCGTTCACCCAGGAACATTTCCTGGACGTGGTCGAGCACTGGATCGGCGAGCTGGCGAACAAGGCGGGTTTGCAGTGGCAGCGTGATGAGGACCTCGACATTCTCGCCGTGCGCTGGGCCACCGGGCGCGGCAACCGCAACGGTCGTTGCGCGTATCAATTCGCCCGTTACTGGGTGGGTCTCAAATTGCTGGAGCGTCAACCATGA
- a CDS encoding response regulator, protein MDIKFAHRLSYKQARLTVLVGFVLGTLLSLIQIGIDYASEDASINREIRSLIEISHNPASRIAYNIDAELAQELTLGLLHSPAIIRAQLIDNNGVVLADVDRPRKESTYRPISDFMFGANRQFEDQLFLSHMPNESLGVLRLDVDTYAFGSRFLRRAEITLLNGFARSLLLTGILLGLFYVMLTQPLVRIIRELSTRKQARLDCPPGHEHDEIGVLVDVANQQFENMETEIQQRRHAEDRLTEYLGQLEHIVSARTLELKASNQRLTQSNDELEAAKMHALGMAQARAAFLANMSHEIRTPLNGLLGMIALSLDSPLNAEQRQQLSIAHDSGKVLVELLNDILDLSKFDAGQLELERIPFDLGALVEDTANLLSQNAAPSVELSCLIDPQFPAQVLGDPTRVRQIVSNLLSNALKFTRFGRVDVRLGTHDGGVRIEVCDTGIGIAQEAQVKIFQPFTQAGAGITRQYGGTGLGLALTHNLCEAMKGRLSISSEVGFGSQFCADLPLPAHLPAVQPAPLKGEVIAITNAGSGLTELLTTLLPCWGLSLRCFTMDDDLSGQTPDLLITDCPECLFRIRPGITAPILLVTAYGNFMPSEEVAALAPLHQQARPLSRNALYQILQRNLRTDAHLVLDPVQVDAAPLAHRARILLVEDNPVNQLVAKGMLSKLGCEVIVAAHGGEALKFLEEQRFDMVLMDCNMPVMDGYEASRQIRRSGRWPDLPIVALTANALSEERERCRAAGMNDYLAKPFRREELNALLDLWVPGTTSL, encoded by the coding sequence ATGGATATCAAGTTCGCCCACCGCTTGTCTTATAAACAAGCCAGATTGACGGTGCTGGTCGGTTTCGTCTTGGGAACCTTGCTCAGCCTGATCCAAATCGGCATTGATTATGCCAGCGAAGACGCATCCATCAACCGCGAAATACGTTCGCTGATCGAAATCAGCCATAACCCCGCGTCACGTATCGCCTACAACATCGATGCCGAACTGGCCCAGGAACTGACCCTGGGCCTGCTGCACTCCCCCGCCATCATTCGCGCGCAGTTGATCGACAACAACGGCGTGGTGCTGGCCGATGTCGACCGGCCACGCAAGGAAAGCACCTACCGGCCTATCAGTGACTTCATGTTTGGCGCCAACCGCCAGTTCGAAGACCAACTGTTCCTGAGCCACATGCCCAACGAGTCACTTGGCGTACTGCGCCTGGACGTCGACACCTACGCCTTTGGCAGCCGGTTCCTGCGCCGCGCCGAGATCACCCTGCTCAACGGGTTCGCGCGTAGCCTGCTGCTGACCGGGATTCTGCTGGGCCTGTTCTACGTCATGCTGACCCAACCGCTGGTGCGCATTATTCGTGAGCTGAGTACCCGCAAGCAGGCACGCCTGGACTGCCCGCCAGGGCATGAGCACGATGAAATCGGCGTGCTGGTGGACGTCGCCAACCAGCAATTCGAAAACATGGAAACCGAAATCCAGCAGCGCCGCCACGCCGAGGATCGGCTGACCGAATACCTGGGGCAACTGGAACATATCGTGTCCGCGCGCACCCTTGAACTCAAGGCCAGCAACCAGCGGCTGACCCAGTCCAACGATGAGCTGGAAGCCGCCAAGATGCATGCATTGGGCATGGCACAGGCCCGGGCGGCCTTCCTGGCGAACATGAGCCACGAAATCCGCACCCCGCTCAACGGCCTGCTGGGCATGATCGCACTGTCGCTGGACAGCCCGTTGAACGCCGAACAACGCCAGCAACTGTCTATCGCCCATGACTCCGGCAAAGTGCTGGTGGAACTGCTCAACGATATTCTCGACCTGTCCAAGTTCGACGCCGGCCAGTTGGAGCTGGAGCGTATCCCCTTCGACCTCGGCGCGCTGGTGGAAGACACCGCCAACCTGTTATCGCAGAACGCCGCACCGAGCGTGGAGCTGAGCTGCCTGATCGACCCGCAGTTCCCGGCCCAGGTGCTCGGTGACCCGACCCGTGTGCGGCAGATTGTCAGCAACTTGCTCTCCAACGCCTTGAAGTTCACCCGCTTTGGTCGGGTTGATGTGCGCCTGGGTACCCACGACGGCGGCGTACGCATTGAAGTCTGCGATACCGGCATCGGTATTGCTCAGGAAGCGCAGGTGAAAATCTTCCAACCGTTCACCCAGGCCGGCGCCGGCATCACTCGCCAGTATGGCGGGACGGGCCTGGGCCTGGCACTGACGCACAACCTGTGCGAAGCGATGAAGGGGCGCTTGAGTATCAGCTCGGAAGTGGGCTTTGGCAGCCAGTTCTGCGCAGACCTGCCACTGCCCGCCCATTTGCCCGCAGTGCAGCCAGCGCCTCTCAAAGGCGAGGTCATCGCCATCACCAACGCCGGCAGCGGCCTGACAGAGTTGCTCACGACCCTGCTGCCCTGCTGGGGACTGTCCCTGCGTTGTTTCACCATGGATGACGATTTGAGCGGGCAAACCCCCGACCTGCTGATTACCGACTGCCCGGAATGCCTGTTCCGCATACGGCCGGGCATTACCGCGCCCATCCTGCTGGTGACCGCCTATGGCAACTTCATGCCCAGCGAAGAAGTGGCGGCACTGGCGCCGTTGCACCAACAGGCACGCCCCTTGAGCCGCAACGCGCTGTACCAGATCCTGCAACGCAACTTACGCACCGACGCGCACCTGGTGCTTGACCCCGTCCAAGTGGATGCCGCACCGCTCGCACATCGGGCGCGCATCCTGCTGGTGGAGGACAACCCGGTCAACCAACTGGTGGCCAAGGGCATGCTCAGCAAACTGGGCTGCGAAGTGATCGTGGCCGCCCACGGTGGCGAAGCGCTCAAGTTTCTTGAAGAACAGCGCTTCGATATGGTGCTGATGGACTGCAACATGCCGGTGATGGATGGCTATGAGGCCAGCCGGCAGATTCGGCGCAGCGGACGCTGGCCGGACCTGCCGATTGTCGCGTTGACCGCCAATGCCCTGTCCGAAGAGCGCGAGCGCTGCCGTGCGGCGGGGATGAATGATTACCTGGCCAAGCCGTTCCGCCGCGAAGAACTCAATGCCCTGCTGGACTTGTGGGTGCCTGGGACGACAAGTCTTTAA
- a CDS encoding MarR family winged helix-turn-helix transcriptional regulator yields MTDLPSVSLALDNQLCFKLYAASRAVTRAYKPMLDQLGLTYPQYVVMLVLWEWHATPALQPTVKALGERLMLDSGTLTPLLKRLEQLELVTRRRSARDEREVHLSLTEAGVQLRDQAHGLKTRLLCDRGIDLNQADALRDGLDQLLVQLKDLSSQAPTSPAGH; encoded by the coding sequence ATGACCGACTTGCCCAGTGTGTCCCTGGCCCTGGACAACCAGCTGTGTTTCAAGCTCTACGCTGCGTCACGTGCTGTCACCCGCGCTTATAAGCCGATGCTCGACCAGTTGGGTCTGACCTACCCGCAATATGTGGTGATGCTGGTGTTGTGGGAGTGGCACGCCACGCCTGCGCTGCAGCCGACGGTCAAGGCCCTGGGGGAGCGCCTGATGCTCGACTCAGGCACGCTGACGCCGCTGCTCAAGCGCCTTGAACAGCTTGAGTTAGTGACGCGTCGGCGCAGTGCCAGGGATGAGCGTGAAGTGCACTTGAGCCTGACCGAGGCCGGTGTGCAACTGCGGGACCAGGCCCATGGCCTGAAGACCCGCCTGTTGTGTGATCGCGGCATCGACCTGAATCAAGCCGATGCCTTGCGCGATGGTCTCGACCAGTTGCTTGTGCAACTTAAAGACTTGTCGTCCCAGGCACCCACAAGTCCAGCAGGGCATTGA
- the msrB gene encoding peptide-methionine (R)-S-oxide reductase MsrB, with the protein MEKLQKTVEEWKAMLDPEQYNVCRLKGTERPFSGKYNETRTDGVYHCICCNEPLFDSTTKFDSGCGWPSFYAPIADSAMIEIRDVSHGMIRTEVTCAKCDAHLGHVFPDGPPPTGLRYCINSVCLELVPR; encoded by the coding sequence ATGGAAAAGTTGCAGAAAACCGTTGAAGAATGGAAGGCAATGCTCGATCCGGAGCAGTACAACGTGTGCCGTCTCAAGGGCACCGAGCGTCCTTTCAGCGGCAAGTACAATGAGACCCGGACCGATGGCGTGTATCACTGTATCTGCTGCAATGAGCCGCTGTTCGATTCGACCACCAAGTTTGACTCCGGCTGCGGCTGGCCGAGTTTCTACGCGCCGATCGCCGACAGTGCAATGATCGAGATCCGTGACGTCAGCCACGGCATGATCCGCACCGAAGTCACCTGCGCCAAATGCGATGCGCATCTGGGCCATGTGTTCCCGGACGGTCCGCCGCCGACGGGGCTGCGGTATTGCATCAACTCGGTGTGCCTGGAGCTTGTACCCCGTTAA
- a CDS encoding glutathione peroxidase: MSNNLLSIPCTTIKGEQKTLADFAGKAVLVVNTASKCGFTPQYKGLEQLWQQYKDQGLVVLGFPCNQFGKQEPGDEGAISEFCELNFGVSFPLFKKIDVNGSDAHPLFVQLKKQAPGLLGSKGIKWNFTKFLIGRDGQVVKRFGPATKPQDLTQEIEALLK, translated from the coding sequence ATGAGCAACAACCTGCTGAGCATCCCTTGCACCACCATCAAGGGTGAGCAAAAGACCTTGGCCGATTTCGCCGGCAAGGCCGTCCTCGTGGTCAACACTGCCAGCAAATGCGGCTTCACCCCGCAGTACAAGGGCCTGGAGCAACTCTGGCAGCAGTACAAGGACCAGGGCCTGGTGGTATTGGGCTTTCCTTGCAACCAGTTCGGCAAGCAGGAGCCCGGTGACGAAGGTGCGATTTCCGAATTCTGCGAGCTGAACTTCGGTGTCAGCTTCCCGTTGTTCAAGAAGATCGACGTCAATGGCAGCGATGCCCATCCACTGTTCGTGCAACTGAAAAAACAGGCGCCGGGGCTGCTGGGGTCCAAGGGCATCAAGTGGAACTTCACCAAGTTCCTCATCGGCCGCGACGGCCAGGTGGTCAAGCGCTTCGGTCCTGCCACCAAGCCGCAGGACTTGACCCAAGAGATCGAAGCCTTGCTCAAATGA